The genomic interval ATACAATTGAGGGAACGCATAGGAAAAGTCGTTTAGTGCATTAGCGAGACTGTGGCCTTCTAGGACTTTTGAGCGTACGTCCATAATCATGGTTTTAATGCGACGCTTTTCTGTTTGATCTGCGGTCGCCCGCAACGCCTCTTCAATAGGAAGGCCTGCCCCGATTAACGTAGATAGTTGACGTGTAAGCAGTGCTAGATCGGCGACACTAATGGAGCGCTTGAATAGACCTTTGAATGTTCCGGACTTATCAGGCTTAGATGAGACATCAACGGAGATCGGCATCCATTGTTTGTCTCGCAATTGCTGTCTTACTTGGCGAGGACTATCGGCTTCAACAACGCCTTTCTTTTGTTTGCCTTTATTATCAATGGCAATATATTCGAACGCTGCCATTTTATGCCTTGGTTACCCTTAAAACTTCTTCGAGTGTGGTGTCGCCTGACAGTACTTTTTCGAATCCGTCTTGCTGAATACTTGGGCATTGAGAACGTGCGTATCGATTCAGTTCAAGTTCGCCGGCTTCGTTATGAATGAGTGTCTTTAGCTCATCATCGATTTCAATGATCTCATAAATACCGCGACGACCTTTGTAACCGGTACCGCTACATTCTGCGCAGCCATTAGCATGGTATAGAGTTAGCGGTTGATTAATGGGTCGGCCAAGTAATTCTTTTTCTGCCTCATCCGCTTCATAAGGCGTTTTACATTCAGGACATAAAGTACGGACTAGTCGCTGGGCAACCACGCCGACCAAACTTGAAGCAAGTAAGAATGGCTCGATTCCCATGTCTTGCAAGCGAGTTACTGCGCCTACCGCCGTGTTGGTGTGCAACGTCGATAATACCATGTGGCCGGTAAGGGATGCTTGTACCGCGATTTCGACTGTTTCTTTGTCACGAATCTCACCCAACATGACAACATCTGGATCCTGTCGAAGAATCGCACGTAAGCCACGGGCAAAAGTCATATCAACCTTGGTATTAACCTGAGTTTGGCCAATACCCGGTAAGGAGTATTCTATGGGGTCTTCAACCGTAAGAATATTGCGAGAGCGATCATTCAGCTCGCTCAAGCCAGCGTACAGCGTTGTCGTTTTACCTGAGCCAGTGGGGCCGGTAACTAACATTATTCCATGAGGCTTATGTAGAATAGCTTTGAGGCGAATGAGGTTGTTGCCTTTCATTCCCAATTCGGCCAAATCAAGGCGTCCGGCTTGCTTATCTAATAAGCGCATTACTACCCTTTCACCGTGAGAGGATGGCATGGTGGAAACACGAACATCGACTTCGCGCCCAGCAATACGCAAGGCAATGCGACCATCTTGAGGTATGCGTTTCTCGGCGATATCGAGCTTTGACATTACCTTGATACGGCTAACCAGTAGCGGTGCCAGTGCGCGCTTAGGCTCGAGAACTTCTTGAAGAACGCCATCGACTCGAGATCTTACAACGAGTCTCTTTTCAAAAGTTTCTATGTGTACATCCGAAGCGTTTCGCTTGATGGCATCAGTAAGAATTCCATTTATGAGGCGAACTATAGGAGCGTCGTCTTCTTGCTCCATAAGATCGGCTGTCTCTTGGATGGCTTCTGCGAGGCTTGCGAGATCCATATCATCACCAAGCTCCTCCATGGCTTCGCGACTATCTGCGCCCTGTTGGTAAATGCGCGATAGCTGGAAATTAAAGTCTTCTTCAGAACTGAGTTCGAACTTTAGAGGTGCTGGCAATATTCGACCGCATTCGATAAGTGCTTGGTTAGGAGTTTCTTCTTTAAACCAGATTAAATAATGGCCATCAGCTTGTTGCTCCGCCACAACCCCGTGACGTTTGGCAAAGCCATAGGGAATTCGCTTGTCTACCTGCTCTTCGCTTTCAGGTGTTTGATGTTCGGCCACTGCTTCCACTTGTGTATCCTACTGGCGTCTATTATGAGGCTAAGACGCTAAATGCTTATTTTTGTTGCACTATTTTAACGCTGAATTGTGACAAATTAACAGACAAAAAAAAGCCTGGCTAATAAGCCAGGCTTTTTTTGAGTAGTAGTCGCTATTAAAGCTTGCTTTCCAATTCTGGAACCGCTTCAAATAGGTCTGCTACTAGACCGTAGTCTGCTACTTGGAAGATAGGAGCTTCTTCGTCTTTGTTAATAGCAACAATGACTTTAGAGTCTTTCATACCTGCCAAGTGCTGGATAGCACCAGAGATACCAACAGCAACATATAGGTTTGGTGCAACAATTTTACCTGTTTGACCAACTTGCATATCGTTTGGTACGAAGCCAGCGTCTACCGCTGCACGAGATGCACCTACTGCTGCACCAACTTTGTCAGCTACTTTATATAGCATTTCAAAGTTGTCGCCGTTCTGCATGCCACGACCACCAGATATAACGATATCTGCTGCTGTTAGGTCTGGGCGATCTGAAACTGCTAGCTCTTCACCAACAAATTCTGAAACACCTTTGTCAGCAACAGCTGCAACGTTTTCAACAGAAGCAGAGCCACCTTCAGCAGCTGCAGCGTCAAAGCCAGTAGCACGAACAGTGATTACCTTGATCGCGTCGCTAGACTGAACTGTCGCAAATGCGTTACCCGCATAAATCGGACGTGTAAATGTATCAGCTGAATCTACTTTTGTGATTTCAGAGATCATGTTTACGTCTAGTAGTGCTGCAGTGCGTGGTAAGAAGTCTTTACCAGTGGTTGTAGCAGACGCCAGAATGTGGCTGTAGTTTTTACCGATTTCTGCAACTAGATCACCTAGGGCTTCGCCTAGCTGATGGCTATAGGCCGCGTCGTCTGCAACTAGAACTTTCGCTACGCCGTCTACTTTAGAAGCCGCTTCAGCAGCAGCAGCGCAGTCTTGACCAGCTACTAGTACGTCGATATCACCACCGATTTCTTTTGCAGCAGTGATGGTGTTTAGAGTCGCGCCCTTTAGGGTCGCGTTATCGTGTTCCGCAACAACTAAAATACCCATTACAGCACCTTCGCTTCGTTCTTAAGTTTCTCAACCAGCTCGTCAACGCTGCCCACTTTGATACCAGCAGAACGCTCTGCAGGTGGCTCAACTTTAACTAAAGTTTGAGTAGACTTAATTTCAACGCCTAGATCGGCAGGAGTAACCACGTCTAGAGGCTTACGCTTAGCTTTCATGATGTTAGGTAGGGACGCGTAACGTGGCTCATTCAAACGAAGGTCAGTTGTCACGATCGCAGGTAGTTTAAGACCTACAGTACGTAAACCACCATCGATTTCACGAGTAACGTTTACTTTTTCGCCGTCTACAGCAACTTCAGATGCGAATGTACCCTGAGGCATGCCAGTCAATGCACCAAGCATTTGACCAGTCTGGTTGTTATCGCTGTCGATTGATTGCTTACCTAGGATAACGAGTTGAGGTTCTTCTTTCTCAACGATCGCTTTAAGGGTTTTAGCAACAGATAGAGACTCAAGTTTTTCATCAGTCTCTACAAGAATACCGCGATCAGCACCGAGTGCTAGTGCAGTACGAATTTGTTCCTGGGCCACTTTAGGACCGATAGAAACAACAATAATTTCGCTGGCTACGCCTTTCTCTTTAAGACGAACCGCCTCTTCTACTGCGATTTCGCAGAATGGATTCATGGCCATCTTAACGTTGGTAAGATCAACGTCAGAGTTATCAGCCTTTACGCGCACTTTTACGTTGTAATCGATGACACGCTTAACAGCTACAAGAACCTTCATAGATTCCCCGTCAAGTTGAGTGAATTAAAGTAAGTAGTTTCGACACTGATATGTAAAAAGCAATTCTGCCGATTCTTGGCGCAGATACTGACCCTAATTCACATCAAGGTCAACTACGCCACAGCGAAAACCGCTCAAACATCACCCTTCTAAGACTACTTGGCTAACATTTGTATTCTAGATTCTATTCAAACGCGCGTTTGAATGCTAGTCTTAATATAGGTTTAATATAGAAAATACCTATTTGAAACCCCAGTTTAGCTGTTATTTGGCTAATATTTAGGTTTGGCCACAAGTTGCATTATCAGTATACTAGCGCCACTTTTTCGGCTACTTGGCCTAATTTGATACATATTATTAAAAACATCGGCTCCATTAGATAGATTGGTATGCCGTGTTGCTTGAGATTTGAGGAGAGTTCAATGGAACGCGAAGCGATGGAATATGATGTCGTCATTATTGGCGGCGGCCCATCAGGTCTTTCAACTGCCATTCGCCTAAAGCAATTAGCCGAAGAAAAAGGCCAAGAGTTAAGCGTATGTCTAGTAGAGAAAGGTTCCGAGGTTGGAGCGCACATTCTTTCTGGTGCCGTCATTGAAGATCGCGCACTTAAAGAGTTGTTCCCGAACTACAAAGAGTTGGGCGCCCCTCTTAACACCCCAGTAACCAAAGACGAAGTTTACTTCCTAACTGGCGAAGAAAAGAGCTTCAAAACTCCAAACTGGATGATTCCAAAGCCAATGCATAACGATGGCAACTTTGTTGTGAGTCTAGGTAACGTATGTCGCTGGTTAGGCGAGCAAGCAGAAAACCTCGGTGTTGAGATCTATCCTGGCTTCTCTGCCGCTGAGTACATCGTCGAAGACGGCGCGGTAAAAGGCATTGTGACTGGTGACATGGGTGTAAGCGCCGAAGGTGAACAAACTGACATGTACATGCCTGGCATGGAGCTTCGGGGTAAGTACACCATCTTCGCTGAAGGCTGTCGTGGCCATTTAGGCAAGCAGCTAATCAATGAATTTAAGCTTGATGAAGGTAAAGATCCTCAGCACTACGGTATCGGCATCAAAGAGCTTTGGGACATTGACCCATCTAAGCACAAAGAAGGCCTTGTATTGCATGGTGCTGGCTGGCCTCTTAGCGAGTCTGGTTCAACTGGCGGCTTCTTCCTATACCACGCGGAAAACAACCAAGTGGTCGTTGGTTTGATTACTGACCTTTCATACGAGAATCCTCACGTTAGCCCGTTTGATGAATTCCAGCGTATGAAGCACCACCCAGTCATCAAGCAGTACCTAGAAGGCGGTAAGCGCGTTTCTTATGGTGCTCGCGCGATCGCAAAAGGTGGTTTGAACTGCCTACCTAAAATGACCTTCCCTGGTGGTCTAGTTGTAGGTTGCGATGCCGGTACCTTGAACTTCTCCAAGATCAAGGGTACTCACACTGCAATGAAGAGCGGCATGATTGCTGCCGAACAAGTAATGGCCGCCATTGAAGCGGGTCGTGAGAACGATGAGCTTACTGAATACACAGAAGCCTTTGAGAAATCTTGGGTATATGAAGAGCTACACCGTAGCCGTAACTTCGGTCCCGTGATGCATAAATTCGGTACTTTTGTAGGTGGCGCGATCAACTACATTGATCAAAACATCTTCCCATTGCCGATGACGTTCCATGATACAACGCCAGATCACGCGACATTGAAGCCTGCTTCTGAGTGCAAGAAGATTGATTATCCTAAGCCTGACGGGGTTATTAGTTTCGACAAACTAGGTTCCGTATTCATTGGTAACGTTAACCATGCTGAAGACCAGCCTTGTCACTTGAAGCTGAAAGACGCAAGCGTGCCATTAGAGAAAAACCTGCCAATGTACGACGAGCCTGCGCAGCGCTACTGTCCTGCTGGTGTATATGAGGTGGTGAACAATGAAGATGGTTCTCAGCGCTTCCAGATCAACTCACAAAACTGTGTTCACTGTAAGACGTGTGACATCAAAGACCCTGCCCAAAACATTACCTGGGTAACACCAGAAGGTGCGGGTGGTCCTAACTATCCGAACATGTAAGAATCTCTTACATCGCATGGATACTAAAAAGGAGCCGAAAGGCTCCTTTTTTATTCGCATGAGTGTTTTGCTTTAAAGTGACTGTCTCAGGTGATCGTTTTTATATAAAACCCACAACTTTAATAACTGTTTAATATTTGTTCCCCGTGGAACATATTTTGATCAGCCCTCCACCTTACCGCACAAAAGCTACCCAATACAATAGTGTAAATCACTGCTTTTTACATAAAATACGCCATCTTTCTCTTTAGCTTTACTGGCTAGCTCATAAAATGCATTGCGATTGAAGCGTGCAGTCAGATTATCGCGAACCTGCACATGGGGAATGCCTTCATGATCTAACTCAATGGCATGGTCACCATCAACAGTGAAAGCATCGCCTACATTGGTCACGCAATGGATTTTATTGCCTTCGAACTGAACCATGATGACCACAAAAGGATGGGCTTCGACTTGAATTCGCCACTTTTCTACCGGTGTAACCAAAAAGTATTCACTACCCTCCTTTTTTAAAATGGTACTAAATAAACGAACCAGCTTCTCTCTGGTGAATTGCGTGCCTTCGTGCCACCAAGTGCCATCAGCTTTGATTTGAATGTCTATATCACCGCTAAGCTCCGGATTCCATTGCTCTATCGGCGGACGCTTGATCTCGTCAATATCATCAAAGCGCCCTAGCTGCTTTGATAAGGTTTCTAAAAGCGACATTTATAGGCCTCTCTGCCATTCTTGGCGCAATCTCACTTTTTCGGGCTGAGTCAGTGCCATTTGAATTTGATCCAGCATTTGCTGCTTATCTTTACCGAGGGTGCCTTTCAAGGGTAGATAATTACTCGCATGATCACTTCTAAATACGGTGTTTTCGAGTTCTAGGTTTTCAATGAAATATTTTAGCTCTAAGAACAGACTATGCTGGTCCATGAGCTCCCAATCGCCATCAAAACCTTGCTTTAGTCGATCTTCACCCAAAGGGAAGCTAACAACTAAAGTTGAAAGAAAGTGAGGTTGGGTTTCATTCATTAATCGCGCACTATTAAGAGCATGCTGCTCACTTAGTTTTGGTCCGCCCAGACCGTTCAAGATCATGACCGATGAGCGCAATCCCGCAGCGTGAATTTTCTGCAAAGCATCTTTTTGGGTTTCGTAGGTTTCTCCCTTATTCACCTTCTCCAGCACTGTATCATCGCCAGACTCACAACCAACGTAAAGCATATCCAGACCCAGGGCCTGAAGCTCTTTGAGATCATCTACGGATTTCTTTTTCAGGTTTCTTGGCAAGCAATAGCTAGATACGCGCTTCACCCATGGCATGTGCTGCTTGATGCTCTGCAAAATAGCCTTTAGGCGACGCATGGGTAAAACCATGGCATCGCCATCCGCTAAGAACACTTTCTCAAAAGGTTGAATCATCTTACTTGCGTTGATGATATCTTGCTCAACCTCTTCTTCTTTTCGTGCTTTAAACTTTTTCTGCTCTTGTGTGTACATCTCGCAAAACGTGCAGTTGTTCCACGAGCAGCCGTTGGTAACCTGTAAAATCAGGGAATAAGCTTCACTGGGTGGACGAAAAACGGGTTCGATATACGACAACATAGATCAATAACTCTTCAATATTTGGCTTTATTTTCCCATATATCAATACATGCCAGCAATGTAAGTATGAATTGGCTATTTATGGGATGTGACTCGCTTTCGCTAGTGTTAAAATGCGCGCCATTATTTGGAGAGGTTTATGCCACAGTACATTGAAGGTCAGCGCTACGTAAGCCTTGCCGAGCCAGAGCTCGGCTTAGGTGTCGTCACCGGTTATGAAAACCGACAGATCACAATTGAGTTTCCCTTGAGTGAAACCACTCGATTATATTCAGCTAATACCACTCCTTTATTGAGATGTCGGTTTGAGCCAGGCGATACAGTAAAAACCCGTACTGGGGAGTTTATTTGCGTCTCCAGTTCTGAAGAAGTCGATGGCTTGATTGAATATCACTACGATGGCAATCATAGTATTAGCGAAATAATGATTGCTGATGACCAAGGTAAAGTCTCCCCGCTCGACCGCCTGAAATCTGGTCAGCTGGGTAGTTATAAATGGCAAAACCTTTATCAAAAGCTAGACCGATCTATGATTGAACATCAAGGTCGCGGAAGCTATGGCTTTGTAGGACCGAAGATCAATCTTGTACCCCATCAGTTTGATGTGGCACAACAGGTTTTGTCGATGCCTCTTCCTCGTGCATTGTTGGCTGACGAGGTAGGTCTAGGTAAAACCATTGAAGCTGGGCTAGTTATTCATCAACTGATGGTATCCGGTCGCGCTCAGCGCATCTTAATTTGCGTACCAGCGTCTCTCGTCAATCAGTGGCTTGTAGAAATGCGCCGTAAGTTCAATTTGAACTGTACACTGATTGATGATGAATTCTGTCAAAACCAAGAGGGTTCAAACCCTTTCAATCAAGTCCAAGTAGCCCTTTGTAATTTTGACTGGCTAACCCACAGTCAGTACATGGAACAAGCGTTAAGCACACAATGGGATATGATGGTGATCGACGAAAGTCATCGCCTGCAATGGCAATCCGAGGCGTACCGCAGTGCACTGGCATTATCGAAAGTCAGCTCTGGTGCTTTATTATTAACAGCAACGCCTGAGCAGCTTGGCGTTGAAAGTCACTTCGCGCGCTTGCACCTGCTAGATCCTCTGCGTTTCCCAGATTTAGAGCAATTTCTTAACGAAGAAAAGCAGTATGCCCTCGTCAGCGAATTGGTTGATCGTATTGAAATGGAAGGCCTGGCTGCTTGTCTTGCAGACATAGAAGCATTGGATGACCAACGTCTTAGCGAGCTCGCCAACGACTATGTCGAAAACGGAAAAGATGAGCAGCAATTCGTAGACTGGATGTCGGATCGATATGGCACTGGCCGTATGGTTTACCGAAATACTCGCCGTTCCATCGCTGGCTTTCCTCAGCGCCATATAGAGTTTCATCACTTAAAAGATCAGTCCCATGAAGAATGGTTGAAGGAATGGCTCGAATCCCTTGGTGATGAAAAAGTCCTAATTATATGTAAGCAGGCAGAGCAAGCGCGTGATTTAAGTGAATTCATTAATACGCATACATTAATCGAATCGGGCGCATTCCATGAAGGCTACAGCTTAATTGAACGCGATCAAATTGCTGCACAGTTTGTTGAGCCCGATGGCCTGCAGATTTTGGTTTCCAGTGAAATCGGCGGTGAAGGTCGTAACTTCCAACACGCAAAATACTTGGTGCTATATGATTTACCCAGCCACCCTGACTTGGTAGATCAGCGCATAGGTCGTTTGGATCGAATCGGTCAAGGCAGTGATATATATGTGCATATTCCTTTGCAGTCTCGTTCAGAGCAATCTCGCTTAGCGGCACTTTATCACCATGGCTTAGATCTTTTTAATCAACCAAACCCTGCTGCAGCGCCGATTTATGAAGCTTATTCCTATGAAATAGAAGATATGCTGGAAACCGGTGAAAATGCCGAAGCGGTTATTATGCAGTGCCAGCAAGCATGTTTTCAGCTGCTAGACGAAATAGAACAAGGTCGCGATAAACTGTTAGAGCAGCATTCTTTTTCGAAGGATCGTGTATCTCCACTGCTCGATTCAATTAAAGAACTGGATG from Bermanella marisrubri carries:
- the gspE gene encoding type II secretion system ATPase GspE, which translates into the protein MEAVAEHQTPESEEQVDKRIPYGFAKRHGVVAEQQADGHYLIWFKEETPNQALIECGRILPAPLKFELSSEEDFNFQLSRIYQQGADSREAMEELGDDMDLASLAEAIQETADLMEQEDDAPIVRLINGILTDAIKRNASDVHIETFEKRLVVRSRVDGVLQEVLEPKRALAPLLVSRIKVMSKLDIAEKRIPQDGRIALRIAGREVDVRVSTMPSSHGERVVMRLLDKQAGRLDLAELGMKGNNLIRLKAILHKPHGIMLVTGPTGSGKTTTLYAGLSELNDRSRNILTVEDPIEYSLPGIGQTQVNTKVDMTFARGLRAILRQDPDVVMLGEIRDKETVEIAVQASLTGHMVLSTLHTNTAVGAVTRLQDMGIEPFLLASSLVGVVAQRLVRTLCPECKTPYEADEAEKELLGRPINQPLTLYHANGCAECSGTGYKGRRGIYEIIEIDDELKTLIHNEAGELELNRYARSQCPSIQQDGFEKVLSGDTTLEEVLRVTKA
- a CDS encoding electron transfer flavoprotein subunit alpha/FixB family protein, which translates into the protein MGILVVAEHDNATLKGATLNTITAAKEIGGDIDVLVAGQDCAAAAEAASKVDGVAKVLVADDAAYSHQLGEALGDLVAEIGKNYSHILASATTTGKDFLPRTAALLDVNMISEITKVDSADTFTRPIYAGNAFATVQSSDAIKVITVRATGFDAAAAEGGSASVENVAAVADKGVSEFVGEELAVSDRPDLTAADIVISGGRGMQNGDNFEMLYKVADKVGAAVGASRAAVDAGFVPNDMQVGQTGKIVAPNLYVAVGISGAIQHLAGMKDSKVIVAINKDEEAPIFQVADYGLVADLFEAVPELESKL
- a CDS encoding electron transfer flavoprotein subunit beta/FixA family protein — its product is MKVLVAVKRVIDYNVKVRVKADNSDVDLTNVKMAMNPFCEIAVEEAVRLKEKGVASEIIVVSIGPKVAQEQIRTALALGADRGILVETDEKLESLSVAKTLKAIVEKEEPQLVILGKQSIDSDNNQTGQMLGALTGMPQGTFASEVAVDGEKVNVTREIDGGLRTVGLKLPAIVTTDLRLNEPRYASLPNIMKAKRKPLDVVTPADLGVEIKSTQTLVKVEPPAERSAGIKVGSVDELVEKLKNEAKVL
- a CDS encoding electron transfer flavoprotein-ubiquinone oxidoreductase gives rise to the protein MEREAMEYDVVIIGGGPSGLSTAIRLKQLAEEKGQELSVCLVEKGSEVGAHILSGAVIEDRALKELFPNYKELGAPLNTPVTKDEVYFLTGEEKSFKTPNWMIPKPMHNDGNFVVSLGNVCRWLGEQAENLGVEIYPGFSAAEYIVEDGAVKGIVTGDMGVSAEGEQTDMYMPGMELRGKYTIFAEGCRGHLGKQLINEFKLDEGKDPQHYGIGIKELWDIDPSKHKEGLVLHGAGWPLSESGSTGGFFLYHAENNQVVVGLITDLSYENPHVSPFDEFQRMKHHPVIKQYLEGGKRVSYGARAIAKGGLNCLPKMTFPGGLVVGCDAGTLNFSKIKGTHTAMKSGMIAAEQVMAAIEAGRENDELTEYTEAFEKSWVYEELHRSRNFGPVMHKFGTFVGGAINYIDQNIFPLPMTFHDTTPDHATLKPASECKKIDYPKPDGVISFDKLGSVFIGNVNHAEDQPCHLKLKDASVPLEKNLPMYDEPAQRYCPAGVYEVVNNEDGSQRFQINSQNCVHCKTCDIKDPAQNITWVTPEGAGGPNYPNM
- a CDS encoding DUF1285 domain-containing protein, producing MSLLETLSKQLGRFDDIDEIKRPPIEQWNPELSGDIDIQIKADGTWWHEGTQFTREKLVRLFSTILKKEGSEYFLVTPVEKWRIQVEAHPFVVIMVQFEGNKIHCVTNVGDAFTVDGDHAIELDHEGIPHVQVRDNLTARFNRNAFYELASKAKEKDGVFYVKSSDLHYCIG
- a CDS encoding radical SAM protein, which produces MLSYIEPVFRPPSEAYSLILQVTNGCSWNNCTFCEMYTQEQKKFKARKEEEVEQDIINASKMIQPFEKVFLADGDAMVLPMRRLKAILQSIKQHMPWVKRVSSYCLPRNLKKKSVDDLKELQALGLDMLYVGCESGDDTVLEKVNKGETYETQKDALQKIHAAGLRSSVMILNGLGGPKLSEQHALNSARLMNETQPHFLSTLVVSFPLGEDRLKQGFDGDWELMDQHSLFLELKYFIENLELENTVFRSDHASNYLPLKGTLGKDKQQMLDQIQMALTQPEKVRLRQEWQRGL
- a CDS encoding SNF2-related protein, which produces MPQYIEGQRYVSLAEPELGLGVVTGYENRQITIEFPLSETTRLYSANTTPLLRCRFEPGDTVKTRTGEFICVSSSEEVDGLIEYHYDGNHSISEIMIADDQGKVSPLDRLKSGQLGSYKWQNLYQKLDRSMIEHQGRGSYGFVGPKINLVPHQFDVAQQVLSMPLPRALLADEVGLGKTIEAGLVIHQLMVSGRAQRILICVPASLVNQWLVEMRRKFNLNCTLIDDEFCQNQEGSNPFNQVQVALCNFDWLTHSQYMEQALSTQWDMMVIDESHRLQWQSEAYRSALALSKVSSGALLLTATPEQLGVESHFARLHLLDPLRFPDLEQFLNEEKQYALVSELVDRIEMEGLAACLADIEALDDQRLSELANDYVENGKDEQQFVDWMSDRYGTGRMVYRNTRRSIAGFPQRHIEFHHLKDQSHEEWLKEWLESLGDEKVLIICKQAEQARDLSEFINTHTLIESGAFHEGYSLIERDQIAAQFVEPDGLQILVSSEIGGEGRNFQHAKYLVLYDLPSHPDLVDQRIGRLDRIGQGSDIYVHIPLQSRSEQSRLAALYHHGLDLFNQPNPAAAPIYEAYSYEIEDMLETGENAEAVIMQCQQACFQLLDEIEQGRDKLLEQHSFSKDRVSPLLDSIKELDEEQDTLRHALFDIFDHSHIDIETAGAGNFVVRPGENCPFSFMNDIQEEAATITFDRNKAALREDLEFISWDHPWMRGMLDDLEAAGNAYTACALFEDDKLANGTAVVECYFDFKANGPGRLELNRYLAPQSRRYFITEDLKNATSHLSEEDMTERFKPISKEMAREAIELKWGSIQNAAMLAEKLAIHTTQNSIGEAVEKLLDQSKSELARYKSLEMMPGAYQAEIDALTTRTKEAIGLLQNAKPQLKSITVWINYRD